The following DNA comes from Methanothrix sp..
TGATGTCGTTGAGCTTGCTGCCCGCATTCCGGATAGCAGCATCTATCTGCTCATCGGTCTCCCCGCTGGAGACGACATATACCAGTCCGATCTCGCCCACTGCCTTCACCTCTTTTATGGCGAGTATTGCATCCTTTGCTAGATGAGAGAAGTCTGTGGGGCAGATGACTCTGGCAAAGAGGCTCCTGCAGAACCGGCCCAGGTTATCCCCCTTTAAGACCTTGTATCTCATTATCAGGAGATTGGTTCGCCCATAGCGCAGAACATCACGGGAGACGCTCCCCAGAAACAGGCCGCTGATCCTCCCCATGCCCCGTGCCCCCATCATAACCAGTGTGGCATTCTCCTCATCTGCAACCTTCTGGATGGTCCTTGCGATATTGCCTTCCAGTATGCTCTCCACCCTGGTCTTTACAGCAATCCGCAAGGCTTCAAGGTAGTGCTTCTGCTCCTCGATCTTCTCCTGAGCCTCTGTGACCTCAGCAGCCGGATC
Coding sequences within:
- a CDS encoding universal stress protein codes for the protein MFQRILIPTDFSRYSQNLLECIAELPGEKSVVLLHVIQRKTVERTWDPAAEVTEAQEKIEEQKHYLEALRIAVKTRVESILEGNIARTIQKVADEENATLVMMGARGMGRISGLFLGSVSRDVLRYGRTNLLIMRYKVLKGDNLGRFCRSLFARVICPTDFSHLAKDAILAIKEVKAVGEIGLVYVVSSGETDEQIDAAIRNAGSKLNDIIKEIERPGLKLKAHVQVGDAAQEISSLADKENASLIAMSSHGAGWLEQMVVGSTTYETARIANRPVLIVRVGRKA